A portion of the Acipenser ruthenus chromosome 38, fAciRut3.2 maternal haplotype, whole genome shotgun sequence genome contains these proteins:
- the LOC117433981 gene encoding tumor necrosis factor-like, giving the protein MDSQKTTLDVENGSKVLLRDTQHRTRVNMMCAVSLLGLALVGTLLFAGLHNRGSSTGADSQNDELLRVKDELEENAFKVRTLKQLASKPSKAAAHLIADVTDDKKAVTWLNDVDQAFANGIENTEDKIVVPRSGLYFVYSQVSFKGQCKNGQPVYLSHNIERLAMSYTEKRNLLSASKTACVETHGSSKDIWYKSIYQGAVFKLEKGDTLSTKTGGVDKLVVDGGNSFFGVFEL; this is encoded by the exons ATGGACTCTCAGAAAACGACTCTCGACGTGGAGAATGGAAGCAAAGTGCTCTTAAGAGACACTCAACACAGAACCCGTGTAAATATGATGTGCGCTGTCTCGCTGCTTGGTCTCGCACTGGTCGGTACGCTGCTGTTCGCCGGACTTCACAATAGGGGGAGCTCTACCGGTGCCGACTCTCAG AATGATGAACTTTTGCGAGTCAAGGATGAATTGGAAGAGAATG ctTTTAAGGTTCGAACACTAAAACAACTGGCGAGCAAGCCCAGCAAAGCAGCCGCACATTTAATAG CTGATGTTACAGACGACAAAAAAGCAGTGACGTGGCTGAATGACGTCGACCAAGCGTTTGCAAACGGGATTGAGAATACCGAAGACAAGATTGTGGTGCCCAGGAGCGGTCTCTACTTCGTGTACTCGCAGGTGTCGTTCAAGGGACAGTGTAAGAATGGGCAGCCCGTATATCTGTCACACAACATCGAGCGACTTGCCATGTCCTACACTGAAAAACGAAATCTCCTGAGCGCCTCAAAGACCGCGTGCGTAGAGACGCACGGGTCCTCGAAGGACATCTGGTATAAATCCATCTACCAAGGAGCCGTCTTTAAACTGGAAAAGGGCGACACGCTGTCCACCAAAACTGGAGGGGTTGACAAACTTGTAGTCGATGGGGGAAACTCTTTCTTTGGAGTTTTTGAGCTCTAA